GGAAATTAAGGGAGGGAACAAAACTGTCCATTTGGAAATCGTACATTATTATAATGTTTAAAACCTTAGTTTTTTTAGTGATTGGTTTTACGCTAACTGACAATGTATTAAGAACGATTTATGAGAACTTTGGTATTATTTATTCTGGAAATGTATGGGTTAATTGGTTCGGTGTCTCTTACTTACTGTTTTTTCTTTATACAATTATTCGTGTGATTTTTATTAATAAAAATCACAACTTGTTAAAGAAACGTATAGCATCTATTATCTTTTGGCTTCTTTTTATCGGCTCTGTTTATGCCGTATTTATTCCGTTTGTTAAAGGAGAAAACCCATTTTAATTCAATAATTGTGCGCGATTACAAGGATAAGCGCTCGTTTTCATTAAAGGGCCAAATTCTTGAATAACTTTCTTTTATGAAATGTCCCCAAACGACGCTTTGAGAACTATCTGTACATAAGCAGCAGGTTTATTAAAAAAGGGAATGTGCATTTTAAATAGAATAGAATAGGAAAGTAGTTTTTTCTATTAGCATTATAAATAAATTGTTCAAAGATGAATGGAGGAATAATAATGGAATCTAGTATAATTCAAAAAATTGGGCAAATAGCAGTCCCAATAAAAAATGTGGAAAGTGCAATTGAATTTTATAAAGAAGTACTTGGGTTAACACTTCTCTTCCAAACAGAAAATATGGCATTCTTTGATTGTAACGGGCAACGACTTCTTCTTTCAATACCTGAAAAAGATGAATTTGCAAATTCAAGTTCAGTTATTT
The genomic region above belongs to Lysinibacillus sp. FSL W8-0992 and contains:
- a CDS encoding VOC family protein, producing the protein MESSIIQKIGQIAVPIKNVESAIEFYKEVLGLTLLFQTENMAFFDCNGQRLLLSIPEKDEFANSSSVIYFQVEDIKKSVEKLIEKGVSFIDQPHVVAKMENTETWMTFFKDTEGNTHALMCEVQI